A single region of the Corticium candelabrum chromosome 15, ooCorCand1.1, whole genome shotgun sequence genome encodes:
- the LOC134190829 gene encoding uncharacterized protein LOC134190829 isoform X2 encodes MTVVTGTSILLLVSYIVAVSAIFLRQRQDEVGARKPRIIVTPSRLQFSKFQSASVSCRLGGAHAWYMSMVVLPDLNKKEKFEGGKTVCHIRRKSCRLIFEKFEKKFAVWYACIAYYRNDMNIFVREKGRGAYKLNPKGLRAAGKQFRLDMEPHKSFTNLRVTIEKERDTPIYYNLPQTEIPLLEIHSNATRLYKFVCSTDGDVKDVDEVSLTWKFVPDVTHIKTTSAHKYNKMAPITQLTGNVTRLDVDTSSVQQSHFKITRPSSETNGIYYCEWTTPTTVQRSPAFEIRVKNVLDNSCSNPDVWKSVCHSKQRCFQDRYYFECMCLPGFRKNSGKCEDIDECTNGIAHCPENSECKNTYGMYRCPCVKGYKYHEITRSCIVDLNSYDKEDDTSVAFDFMPDDTAHLTQTKQHPHTHKTVQQRLDPNPMEKAGVKSKTLSVDNDANDVASSQSSRSFNNPNHQHEHSTRANKSLTFNDEYRGGDVNVDDQYQLPSYDEDRVNDSSVTVIGGIVSGLVVTVIVLVVVVCCIKRKRKANKQTRRYSQEEKTFKTSKRSHRKRTSKSEERRPLRERQDPTS; translated from the exons ATGACTGTAGTTACCGGTACCTCGATTCTTCTTCTAGTTTCTTACATCGTCGCAGTTTCTGCTATATTTCTCAGACAACGACAGGATGAAGTAGGAGCAAGAAAAC CTCGTATTATTGTGACACCCAGTCGCCTGCAATTTTCTAAATTCCAAAGTGCGAGTGTGTCGTGTCGTCTAGGCGGTGCACATGCTTGGTATATGAGTATGGTCGTTCTGCCCGATCTCAACAAGAAGGAAAAATTTGAAGGAGGCAAGACGGTGTGTCACATTCGAAGGAAATCGTGTCGACTAATATTTGAAAAGTTTGAGAAAAAGTTTGCTGTGTGGTATGCGTGTATCGCGTATTACCGCAACGACATGAACATATTTGTGCGCGAGAAAGGTCGAGGAGCGTACAAGCTTAACCCGAAAGGACTGCGAGCAGCAGGAAAGCAATTCAGGCTCGACATGGAACCTCACA aaTCTTTCACGAATCTGCGTGTAACGATAGAAAAAGAGAGAGACACGCCAATTTATTACAATCTACCACAAACAGAAATTCCTCTTCTAGAGATTCATAGCAACGCAACGCGACTATACAAATTTGTCTGTTCGACGGATGGAGACGTGAAAGATGTAGATGAAGTCTCTTTGACGTGGAAATTTGTGCCAGACGTTACACACATCAAGACAACTTCTGCTCATAAATATAACAAGATGGCGCCCATTACGCAGTTGACTGGCAATGTCACTAGGCTAGACGTCGACACGTCGTCAGTACAACAATCACATTTCAAAATCACACGACCCTCTAGTGAAACAAATGGAATTTACTATTGTGAATGGACGACACCAACGACAGTACAACGGTCTCCGGCATTTGAAATTAGAGTAAAGAATG TACTCGACAATTCTTGCTCGAATCCTGACGTATGGAAGAGCGTGTGTCACAGTAAACAACGATGTTTTCAAGATCGCTACTACTTCGAGTGTATGTGTCTGCCTGGTTTTCGCAAAAACAGCGGCAAGTGCGAAG ATATCGATGAATGCACAAATGGTATTGCGCATTGTCCGGAAAACAGCGAGTGCAAAAACACATACGGAATGTATAGGTGTCCGTGTGTAAAAGGATACAAGTATCATGAAATCACGAGATCTTGTATTG TTGACTTGAATTCGTACGACAAAGAAGACGATACCAGCGTGGCCTTTGATTTCATGCCAGACGACACTGCACATCTAACCCAAACTAAGCagcatccacacacacacaaaaccgTGCAGCAACGTCTAGATCCCAACCCTATGGAGAAGGCCGGCGTTAAGTCGAAGACTCTTAGCGTAGATAACGATGCAAATGACGTCGCGTCTTCACAGTCGAGTAGAAGCTTCAACAATCCAAATCATCAGCACGAGCACAGTACTCGAGCAAACAAGTCTCTAACATTCAACGATGAATACCGCGGCGGTGACGTCAATGTCGACGACCAGTACCAGTTACCATCATATGATGAAGATAGAGTGAACGACTCTAGCG TGACTGTTATTGGTGGAATCGTCTCTGGTCTCGTCGTGACGGTCATCGTActagttgttgttgtctgcTGTATAAAGCGCAAGCGAAAAGCCAA tAAACAAACTAGAAGGTATAGTCAAGAAGAGAAAACGTTCAAAACGTCGAAGCGATCACATCGAAAGCGAACGTCAAAGAGTGAAGAGCGACGTCCACTCCGGGAAAGACAAGACCCCACTTCATGA
- the LOC134190829 gene encoding uncharacterized protein LOC134190829 isoform X1, whose amino-acid sequence MTVVTGTSILLLVSYIVAVSAIFLRQRQDEVGARKPRIIVTPSRLQFSKFQSASVSCRLGGAHAWYMSMVVLPDLNKKEKFEGGKTVCHIRRKSCRLIFEKFEKKFAVWYACIAYYRNDMNIFVREKGRGAYKLNPKGLRAAGKQFRLDMEPHKSFTNLRVTIEKERDTPIYYNLPQTEIPLLEIHSNATRLYKFVCSTDGDVKDVDEVSLTWKFVPDVTHIKTTSAHKYNKMAPITQLTGNVTRLDVDTSSVQQSHFKITRPSSETNGIYYCEWTTPTTVQRSPAFEIRVKNVLDNSCSNPDVWKSVCHSKQRCFQDRYYFECMCLPGFRKNSGKCEDIDECTNGIAHCPENSECKNTYGMYRCPCVKGYKYHEITRSCIVDLNSYDKEDDTSVAFDFMPDDTAHLTQTKQHPHTHKTVQQRLDPNPMEKAGVKSKTLSVDNDANDVASSQSSRSFNNPNHQHEHSTRANKSLTFNDEYRGGDVNVDDQYQLPSYDEDRVNDSSGIQCTYVFDHSMFDCLGSLVTVIGGIVSGLVVTVIVLVVVVCCIKRKRKANKQTRRYSQEEKTFKTSKRSHRKRTSKSEERRPLRERQDPTS is encoded by the exons ATGACTGTAGTTACCGGTACCTCGATTCTTCTTCTAGTTTCTTACATCGTCGCAGTTTCTGCTATATTTCTCAGACAACGACAGGATGAAGTAGGAGCAAGAAAAC CTCGTATTATTGTGACACCCAGTCGCCTGCAATTTTCTAAATTCCAAAGTGCGAGTGTGTCGTGTCGTCTAGGCGGTGCACATGCTTGGTATATGAGTATGGTCGTTCTGCCCGATCTCAACAAGAAGGAAAAATTTGAAGGAGGCAAGACGGTGTGTCACATTCGAAGGAAATCGTGTCGACTAATATTTGAAAAGTTTGAGAAAAAGTTTGCTGTGTGGTATGCGTGTATCGCGTATTACCGCAACGACATGAACATATTTGTGCGCGAGAAAGGTCGAGGAGCGTACAAGCTTAACCCGAAAGGACTGCGAGCAGCAGGAAAGCAATTCAGGCTCGACATGGAACCTCACA aaTCTTTCACGAATCTGCGTGTAACGATAGAAAAAGAGAGAGACACGCCAATTTATTACAATCTACCACAAACAGAAATTCCTCTTCTAGAGATTCATAGCAACGCAACGCGACTATACAAATTTGTCTGTTCGACGGATGGAGACGTGAAAGATGTAGATGAAGTCTCTTTGACGTGGAAATTTGTGCCAGACGTTACACACATCAAGACAACTTCTGCTCATAAATATAACAAGATGGCGCCCATTACGCAGTTGACTGGCAATGTCACTAGGCTAGACGTCGACACGTCGTCAGTACAACAATCACATTTCAAAATCACACGACCCTCTAGTGAAACAAATGGAATTTACTATTGTGAATGGACGACACCAACGACAGTACAACGGTCTCCGGCATTTGAAATTAGAGTAAAGAATG TACTCGACAATTCTTGCTCGAATCCTGACGTATGGAAGAGCGTGTGTCACAGTAAACAACGATGTTTTCAAGATCGCTACTACTTCGAGTGTATGTGTCTGCCTGGTTTTCGCAAAAACAGCGGCAAGTGCGAAG ATATCGATGAATGCACAAATGGTATTGCGCATTGTCCGGAAAACAGCGAGTGCAAAAACACATACGGAATGTATAGGTGTCCGTGTGTAAAAGGATACAAGTATCATGAAATCACGAGATCTTGTATTG TTGACTTGAATTCGTACGACAAAGAAGACGATACCAGCGTGGCCTTTGATTTCATGCCAGACGACACTGCACATCTAACCCAAACTAAGCagcatccacacacacacaaaaccgTGCAGCAACGTCTAGATCCCAACCCTATGGAGAAGGCCGGCGTTAAGTCGAAGACTCTTAGCGTAGATAACGATGCAAATGACGTCGCGTCTTCACAGTCGAGTAGAAGCTTCAACAATCCAAATCATCAGCACGAGCACAGTACTCGAGCAAACAAGTCTCTAACATTCAACGATGAATACCGCGGCGGTGACGTCAATGTCGACGACCAGTACCAGTTACCATCATATGATGAAGATAGAGTGAACGACTCTAGCGGTATCCAATGCACGTATGTCTTCGATCACAGCATGTTCGACTGTCTAGGATCTCTAGTGACTGTTATTGGTGGAATCGTCTCTGGTCTCGTCGTGACGGTCATCGTActagttgttgttgtctgcTGTATAAAGCGCAAGCGAAAAGCCAA tAAACAAACTAGAAGGTATAGTCAAGAAGAGAAAACGTTCAAAACGTCGAAGCGATCACATCGAAAGCGAACGTCAAAGAGTGAAGAGCGACGTCCACTCCGGGAAAGACAAGACCCCACTTCATGA
- the LOC134190829 gene encoding uncharacterized protein LOC134190829 isoform X3 — protein MTVVTGTSILLLVSYIVAVSAIFLRQRQDEVGARKRGAHAWYMSMVVLPDLNKKEKFEGGKTVCHIRRKSCRLIFEKFEKKFAVWYACIAYYRNDMNIFVREKGRGAYKLNPKGLRAAGKQFRLDMEPHKSFTNLRVTIEKERDTPIYYNLPQTEIPLLEIHSNATRLYKFVCSTDGDVKDVDEVSLTWKFVPDVTHIKTTSAHKYNKMAPITQLTGNVTRLDVDTSSVQQSHFKITRPSSETNGIYYCEWTTPTTVQRSPAFEIRVKNVLDNSCSNPDVWKSVCHSKQRCFQDRYYFECMCLPGFRKNSGKCEDIDECTNGIAHCPENSECKNTYGMYRCPCVKGYKYHEITRSCIVDLNSYDKEDDTSVAFDFMPDDTAHLTQTKQHPHTHKTVQQRLDPNPMEKAGVKSKTLSVDNDANDVASSQSSRSFNNPNHQHEHSTRANKSLTFNDEYRGGDVNVDDQYQLPSYDEDRVNDSSGIQCTYVFDHSMFDCLGSLVTVIGGIVSGLVVTVIVLVVVVCCIKRKRKANKQTRRYSQEEKTFKTSKRSHRKRTSKSEERRPLRERQDPTS, from the exons ATGACTGTAGTTACCGGTACCTCGATTCTTCTTCTAGTTTCTTACATCGTCGCAGTTTCTGCTATATTTCTCAGACAACGACAGGATGAAGTAGGAGCAAGAAAAC GCGGTGCACATGCTTGGTATATGAGTATGGTCGTTCTGCCCGATCTCAACAAGAAGGAAAAATTTGAAGGAGGCAAGACGGTGTGTCACATTCGAAGGAAATCGTGTCGACTAATATTTGAAAAGTTTGAGAAAAAGTTTGCTGTGTGGTATGCGTGTATCGCGTATTACCGCAACGACATGAACATATTTGTGCGCGAGAAAGGTCGAGGAGCGTACAAGCTTAACCCGAAAGGACTGCGAGCAGCAGGAAAGCAATTCAGGCTCGACATGGAACCTCACA aaTCTTTCACGAATCTGCGTGTAACGATAGAAAAAGAGAGAGACACGCCAATTTATTACAATCTACCACAAACAGAAATTCCTCTTCTAGAGATTCATAGCAACGCAACGCGACTATACAAATTTGTCTGTTCGACGGATGGAGACGTGAAAGATGTAGATGAAGTCTCTTTGACGTGGAAATTTGTGCCAGACGTTACACACATCAAGACAACTTCTGCTCATAAATATAACAAGATGGCGCCCATTACGCAGTTGACTGGCAATGTCACTAGGCTAGACGTCGACACGTCGTCAGTACAACAATCACATTTCAAAATCACACGACCCTCTAGTGAAACAAATGGAATTTACTATTGTGAATGGACGACACCAACGACAGTACAACGGTCTCCGGCATTTGAAATTAGAGTAAAGAATG TACTCGACAATTCTTGCTCGAATCCTGACGTATGGAAGAGCGTGTGTCACAGTAAACAACGATGTTTTCAAGATCGCTACTACTTCGAGTGTATGTGTCTGCCTGGTTTTCGCAAAAACAGCGGCAAGTGCGAAG ATATCGATGAATGCACAAATGGTATTGCGCATTGTCCGGAAAACAGCGAGTGCAAAAACACATACGGAATGTATAGGTGTCCGTGTGTAAAAGGATACAAGTATCATGAAATCACGAGATCTTGTATTG TTGACTTGAATTCGTACGACAAAGAAGACGATACCAGCGTGGCCTTTGATTTCATGCCAGACGACACTGCACATCTAACCCAAACTAAGCagcatccacacacacacaaaaccgTGCAGCAACGTCTAGATCCCAACCCTATGGAGAAGGCCGGCGTTAAGTCGAAGACTCTTAGCGTAGATAACGATGCAAATGACGTCGCGTCTTCACAGTCGAGTAGAAGCTTCAACAATCCAAATCATCAGCACGAGCACAGTACTCGAGCAAACAAGTCTCTAACATTCAACGATGAATACCGCGGCGGTGACGTCAATGTCGACGACCAGTACCAGTTACCATCATATGATGAAGATAGAGTGAACGACTCTAGCGGTATCCAATGCACGTATGTCTTCGATCACAGCATGTTCGACTGTCTAGGATCTCTAGTGACTGTTATTGGTGGAATCGTCTCTGGTCTCGTCGTGACGGTCATCGTActagttgttgttgtctgcTGTATAAAGCGCAAGCGAAAAGCCAA tAAACAAACTAGAAGGTATAGTCAAGAAGAGAAAACGTTCAAAACGTCGAAGCGATCACATCGAAAGCGAACGTCAAAGAGTGAAGAGCGACGTCCACTCCGGGAAAGACAAGACCCCACTTCATGA
- the LOC134190829 gene encoding uncharacterized protein LOC134190829 isoform X4 — protein sequence MSMVVLPDLNKKEKFEGGKTVCHIRRKSCRLIFEKFEKKFAVWYACIAYYRNDMNIFVREKGRGAYKLNPKGLRAAGKQFRLDMEPHKSFTNLRVTIEKERDTPIYYNLPQTEIPLLEIHSNATRLYKFVCSTDGDVKDVDEVSLTWKFVPDVTHIKTTSAHKYNKMAPITQLTGNVTRLDVDTSSVQQSHFKITRPSSETNGIYYCEWTTPTTVQRSPAFEIRVKNVLDNSCSNPDVWKSVCHSKQRCFQDRYYFECMCLPGFRKNSGKCEDIDECTNGIAHCPENSECKNTYGMYRCPCVKGYKYHEITRSCIVDLNSYDKEDDTSVAFDFMPDDTAHLTQTKQHPHTHKTVQQRLDPNPMEKAGVKSKTLSVDNDANDVASSQSSRSFNNPNHQHEHSTRANKSLTFNDEYRGGDVNVDDQYQLPSYDEDRVNDSSGIQCTYVFDHSMFDCLGSLVTVIGGIVSGLVVTVIVLVVVVCCIKRKRKANKQTRRYSQEEKTFKTSKRSHRKRTSKSEERRPLRERQDPTS from the exons ATGAGTATGGTCGTTCTGCCCGATCTCAACAAGAAGGAAAAATTTGAAGGAGGCAAGACGGTGTGTCACATTCGAAGGAAATCGTGTCGACTAATATTTGAAAAGTTTGAGAAAAAGTTTGCTGTGTGGTATGCGTGTATCGCGTATTACCGCAACGACATGAACATATTTGTGCGCGAGAAAGGTCGAGGAGCGTACAAGCTTAACCCGAAAGGACTGCGAGCAGCAGGAAAGCAATTCAGGCTCGACATGGAACCTCACA aaTCTTTCACGAATCTGCGTGTAACGATAGAAAAAGAGAGAGACACGCCAATTTATTACAATCTACCACAAACAGAAATTCCTCTTCTAGAGATTCATAGCAACGCAACGCGACTATACAAATTTGTCTGTTCGACGGATGGAGACGTGAAAGATGTAGATGAAGTCTCTTTGACGTGGAAATTTGTGCCAGACGTTACACACATCAAGACAACTTCTGCTCATAAATATAACAAGATGGCGCCCATTACGCAGTTGACTGGCAATGTCACTAGGCTAGACGTCGACACGTCGTCAGTACAACAATCACATTTCAAAATCACACGACCCTCTAGTGAAACAAATGGAATTTACTATTGTGAATGGACGACACCAACGACAGTACAACGGTCTCCGGCATTTGAAATTAGAGTAAAGAATG TACTCGACAATTCTTGCTCGAATCCTGACGTATGGAAGAGCGTGTGTCACAGTAAACAACGATGTTTTCAAGATCGCTACTACTTCGAGTGTATGTGTCTGCCTGGTTTTCGCAAAAACAGCGGCAAGTGCGAAG ATATCGATGAATGCACAAATGGTATTGCGCATTGTCCGGAAAACAGCGAGTGCAAAAACACATACGGAATGTATAGGTGTCCGTGTGTAAAAGGATACAAGTATCATGAAATCACGAGATCTTGTATTG TTGACTTGAATTCGTACGACAAAGAAGACGATACCAGCGTGGCCTTTGATTTCATGCCAGACGACACTGCACATCTAACCCAAACTAAGCagcatccacacacacacaaaaccgTGCAGCAACGTCTAGATCCCAACCCTATGGAGAAGGCCGGCGTTAAGTCGAAGACTCTTAGCGTAGATAACGATGCAAATGACGTCGCGTCTTCACAGTCGAGTAGAAGCTTCAACAATCCAAATCATCAGCACGAGCACAGTACTCGAGCAAACAAGTCTCTAACATTCAACGATGAATACCGCGGCGGTGACGTCAATGTCGACGACCAGTACCAGTTACCATCATATGATGAAGATAGAGTGAACGACTCTAGCGGTATCCAATGCACGTATGTCTTCGATCACAGCATGTTCGACTGTCTAGGATCTCTAGTGACTGTTATTGGTGGAATCGTCTCTGGTCTCGTCGTGACGGTCATCGTActagttgttgttgtctgcTGTATAAAGCGCAAGCGAAAAGCCAA tAAACAAACTAGAAGGTATAGTCAAGAAGAGAAAACGTTCAAAACGTCGAAGCGATCACATCGAAAGCGAACGTCAAAGAGTGAAGAGCGACGTCCACTCCGGGAAAGACAAGACCCCACTTCATGA